Proteins from one Streptomyces sp. NBC_00289 genomic window:
- a CDS encoding MOSC domain-containing protein, whose product MGGAIAAVSSNGTYSFTKPNRESIMLLAGLGVEGDVHAGTTVKHRFRMRRDPSQPNLRQVHLIHEELFDEVREAGFEVAAGQLGENVTTRGIDLLGLPAGTLLRLGAEAVVEVTGLRNPCAQIDTLGKGLMREMVGRDEDGTARFRSGIMSVVVTGGTVRPGDPVEVLLPDGPHVPLEIV is encoded by the coding sequence ATGGGTGGGGCGATCGCCGCGGTCAGCAGCAACGGGACGTACTCGTTCACCAAGCCGAACCGGGAGAGCATCATGCTGCTCGCCGGGCTCGGGGTGGAGGGTGACGTGCATGCCGGGACGACGGTGAAGCACCGGTTCCGGATGAGACGGGACCCTTCGCAGCCGAATCTGCGGCAGGTGCACCTCATTCACGAGGAGCTGTTCGACGAGGTGCGGGAGGCCGGCTTCGAGGTCGCCGCCGGTCAGCTCGGGGAGAACGTCACGACCCGGGGGATCGACCTGCTGGGCCTGCCGGCCGGGACGCTGCTGCGGCTCGGCGCCGAGGCCGTCGTCGAGGTCACCGGGCTGCGGAATCCCTGCGCGCAGATCGACACCCTCGGCAAGGGCCTGATGAGGGAGATGGTCGGGCGCGACGAGGACGGGACGGCCCGGTTCAGGTCCGGAATCATGAGTGTCGTCGTCACCGGCGGAACCGTGCGGCCGGGTGACCCGGTCGAGGTCCTGCTCCCGGACGGGCCGCACGTGCCCCTGGAGATCGTGTGA
- a CDS encoding NADPH-dependent F420 reductase, which produces MKIGIIGAGNIGGNLTRRLTALGHEVSVANSRGPQTLTELAKETGATPVTVGEAARGAEIVVVTVPVKAVPGLPSGLLDGAADGFVVIDTGNYYPQQRDGRIAEIEDGLTESRWAERQLGHPVIKAFNGTYAQDILDRPRPAGDPDRVALPVAGDDEAAKRKVRDLIDELGFDTVDAGGLDDSWRQQPGTPVYGLREGVEGVTKALSEASPERTPDFTA; this is translated from the coding sequence ATGAAGATCGGCATCATCGGCGCGGGCAACATCGGCGGCAACCTCACCCGGCGGCTCACCGCCCTCGGCCACGAGGTCTCCGTCGCCAACTCCCGCGGCCCGCAGACGCTCACCGAACTCGCGAAGGAGACGGGCGCGACCCCCGTCACGGTCGGGGAGGCGGCCCGCGGCGCGGAGATCGTCGTGGTCACCGTCCCCGTGAAGGCGGTCCCCGGCCTTCCCTCGGGACTGCTCGACGGCGCGGCCGACGGCTTCGTCGTCATCGACACCGGCAACTACTACCCGCAGCAGCGGGACGGCAGGATCGCGGAGATCGAGGACGGCCTCACCGAGAGCCGCTGGGCCGAACGGCAGCTCGGCCACCCCGTGATCAAGGCGTTCAACGGCACCTACGCCCAGGACATCCTGGACCGCCCGCGCCCGGCCGGCGACCCCGACCGCGTGGCCCTCCCGGTGGCCGGCGACGACGAGGCGGCCAAGCGGAAGGTGCGCGACCTCATCGACGAGCTCGGCTTCGACACCGTGGACGCGGGTGGCCTCGACGACTCGTGGCGCCAGCAGCCCGGCACACCGGTGTACGGCCTGCGCGAGGGCGTCGAGGGCGTGACGAAGGCACTGTCCGAGGCGAGCCCGGAGCGGACCCCGGACTTCACCGCCTAG